Part of the Tolypothrix sp. PCC 7910 genome, AGGCGATCCATATCTTTGGTAATTTTTTCTGGGGGTTGCCCGGTGGTGCGATGTATGATGTCAACCATCGAAGCCTTATTTGCCAAAACTTCCTTCGCCCGGATTTGAATATCCGTTGCTTGTCCTTGGGCGTAGCTCTTGGGCTGATGCAGGATAATATTGGCGTTGGGTAAACTAGCGCGGCATCCTTTAGTACCGGCACCGAGTAGCATCGCTGCCATACCCATTGCGGAACCGATGCAAATAGTATGGATGGGTGGCTTGATGTATTTCATGGTGTCATAGATGGCAAAGGCTTCGGTTTCAAAGCCAATGGGATCGCCACTATAACCGGATGTGCCGGTGGAGTTGATATAAATTTTAATCGGCTTCTCTGGATCGTCGGACTGTAAATAAAGGAGTTGAGCGACGATCAATTCCGTGACAGCTGGCACCAGTGGCATCCCAAGATAGACAATTCGCTCCTTTAATAAGAGAGAGGGTAAATCTGGCGGCGGTGTCCGGTAAGAGTTATCGCCGTAATAGGGGGCTTGAACAGCCTTGATGGGGGAAATGTCCATAGCAACTGAGCGCCTGAAATTATGCCGTTAACTGTAATACATACTAGCGCGATGCTAGCTATCTTCAAGGTGTGGATTTCTGGCTAATGGCTCAGGGGGCTGAGCATCTGCCAATCCTTAGCTTCTAAGATATTCTGAATATAAGCTACTGCGATTTTAAGTTGCATATTTTTTCGTTAAGGTTGTCAAAAGTTAAGGGTGAAGAAACTTTAGACTTTGGACGGACGCGATTAATAGCGTCTCTCTGACTTTTGACGTTTCAAAACGTTACAGCTTATAAATCTATTTGTTTTCCGTAGCGCTAATGTTACGCTTTGAAGTTATTTATAAATATCTGTATCCTAGCTAGGAACATTGAGTTATGAAAGTTAACTTACAACCGACCCTGAATGATAGTAATTTAGATGCAAATCAAACGAATAGTCAGCGTCAGTTAGCCATTTCAATTTCAGCGATCGCAGAAGTTGTGGATCGGAATGTGCCACTAAATTTATGCTTAATTCTCGACCATAGTGGTTCGATGAATGGTCGACCTTTAGAAACTGTCAAGCAAGCAGCAAACCGTTTGGTTGATAGACTAAAACCAGGCGATCGCCTGACGATTGTGGTTTTCGATCACCGGGCTAAAGTACTGATACCCAATCAAGTTATTGAAGATCCAGAATATATTAAAAGACAAATTAACCGCTTAACTGCTGATGGTGGGACAGCCATTGATGAAGGGTTACGCTTGGGTATTGAGGAGTTGGCAAAGGGCAAAAAGGATACTGTTTCCCAAGTATTTTTATTAACTGATGGTGAGAATGAACACGGTAATAATGATCGCTGTTTAAAATTTGCCCAGTTAGCTGCTAATTATAGTTTGACTTTAAATACTTTAGGATTTGGTGACAACTGGAATCAGGATATTTTAGAAAAAATTGCAGACGCTGGTTTAGGAACCCTTTCCTACATTCAAAAAGCCGATCAGGTAGTGGAGGAGTTTAACCGTCTTTTTAGCCGCATTCAAACAATTGGCTTGACTAATGCCTATTTGCTATTCTCCCTCATGCCAAATGTGCGCCTAGCGGAACTCAAACCCATTGCCCAAGTTTCCCCAGATACAATTGAATTACCCTTCCAACAAGAAGCCGATGGCAGATTTGCTGTGCGCTTAGGCGATTTAATGAAGGATGCAGAGCGAGTAATTTTAGCTAATATTTATCTGGGACAATTACCTGAAGGTAAACAAGCGATCGCTAATTTACAAGTCCGTTATGACGATCCAGCTAGTAACCAAGTCGGTTTATTGACACCCAACATTCCAGTTTATGCCAATATAACTAGAGTTTACCAACCTGCTGCTAATCCCGAAGTGCAACAGTCTATCTTGGCATTAGCGAAGTATCGCCAAACTCAGTTAGCAGAAGCAAAATTACAACAAGGCGATCGCGCTGGTGCAGCCACTATGCTGCAAACTGCTGCAAAAACAGCTTTGCAAATGGGAGATACAGGTGCAGCCACAGTGTTGCAAACTTCCGCCACCAGATTGCAAGCTGGCCAAGAATTATCTGAAAGCGATCGCAAGAAAACCAGAATTGTCTCCAAAACCGTGTTGCAAGATACACCACGCCCATGAAAGTAAAATTACTGTCGGCGCTAAGTGATACTAATATCGATCTGGCTCAATCAAGTAGCCAGCGTCAACTAGGAATTGCGATTTCTGCGATTGCTGGGGAATTTGACCGCTATCTTCCCCTGAATTTATGCTTGATTCTCGATAAAAGTGGTTCCATGCATGGGAAACCCATCAACACTGTGATTCAAGCAGTTGAGGGATTAGTCGATCAACTTAAAGTTGGCGATCGCATTTCGGTAGTCGCCTTTGCTGGTGCAGCTGAAGTTATTGTACCTAACCAGGAAGTCCAAGACCTAGACAGCATCAAAAAACTGATTAAAAGCAAACTTAACGCTAGCGGTGGGACGGTAATTGCTGAGGGTTTAGGCTTGGGAATTACAGAACTGATGAAAGGAACTAAAGGAACTGTTTCCCAGGCATTTTTACTCACAGATGGACATGGCGAAAGCAGCTTGAAAATTTGGAAATGGGAGTTAGGCCCCGATGACAACAAACGCTGTCTGGAACTCGCGCACAAGGCGACTAAGTTCAACCTCACTCTAAATACTTTAGGATTTGGGACTAATTGGAACCAGGATTTACTCGAAAAAATTGCCGATGCTGGTGGTGGGACTTTAGCTTATATTGAGCATCCAGAACAAGCAGTTGATGAATTTAGTCGTTTATTTAGACGTATTCAATCTGTAGGCTTGACTAACGCCTATTTGCTATTGTCCTTAATGCCAAATGTGCGGCTAGCGGAACTTAAACCCATCGCCCAAGTTTCCCCAGATACCATTGAGTTACCAGTGCAACAAGAAGCCGATGGCCGCTTTGCGGTGCGCTTGGGAGACTTAATGCAAGATGTGGAACGGGTAGTGTTAGCCAATATTTATCTTGGTCAATTACCAGAAGGTAGACAAGAAATAGGGCAAATTCAAATTCGTTACGACGATCCAGCCCTAGATAAACAAGGCTTACTTTCTGCGATCGCACCTGTGTATGCAGATGTGGTGCGAGTTTACCAACCAACAGTTAATCCCCAGGTACAGCAGTCAATTTTGGCATTAGCCAAATATCGCCAAACTCAATTAGCAGAAGCGAAATTAGAACAAGGCGATCGCGCTGGTGCAGCCACTATGCTACAAACCGCCGCTAAAACCGCCCTGCAAATAGGTGATACAGGTGCAGCCACAGTATTACAAACTTCCGCCACTCGCCTACAAGCTGGGGAAGAACTTTCGGAAGGCGATCGTAAGAAAACTAGAATTGTCTCAAAGACAGTTTTACAAGAATAATTGCTAGGGTGAGTATAATTCGTAATTTGTAATTCGTAATTTATGAAAGTCAATGGCATTCATCATATCGCCATCATTTGTTCTGACTACGAACGTTCTAAAAAATTTTATGTAGAGGTCTTAGGGTTTCAGATTATTGAAGAAACTTTTCGCGCACACCGCAATTCTTATAAGTTAGATTTACGAGTCGGCGAGAATAGCCAAATTGAATTATTTTCTTTTCCTAATCCACCGCAAAGACCTAGCACTCCCGAAGCTTGCGGTTTAAGACATTTAGCATTTGCAGTTGATGATATTGAGCAAACTGTGATTGATTTACAATCGCAAGGTATAGAAGTCGAAAATATTAGAGTTGACGCAATTACAGGCAAGAAATTTACTTTCTTTAAAGACCCAGATAACTTGCCATTAGAAATTTATGAGAGTTAGGTTTTAATTCCTAAATTTAATAAAAGCTACACTAATTGGTAAAATTGCAATATGTTTGACAACATTTGCAAGTTTCTCGCGGAAAATTTCTCCACCGACTTTGCCACGTGGTTGCTAGGAGAACCGATAACTTTCACTGAACTTAGTCCTCAAGAATTATCCCTCGAACCTATTCGAGCTGATGCTCTAATTTTGCTACAGTCTGCACAAGAGGTATTGCATCTAGAATTCCAAACCCAAGTTGATGTGGAAATTCCTTTTCGGATGCTAGATTATCGGGTTCGCGTCTATCGCCGCTTCCCAAGAAAAGCAATGCATCAAGTTGTCATTTATCTCAAACAGACGAATTCAGATTTGGTGCAACAAAATACATTTTCAATTCCTCGTACGCGCCATGAATTTACAGTTATCAGACTCTGGGAACAGCCGACTGATGTATTTTTAAGAACGCCGGGGTTATTACCCTTGGCTGTATTAAGTAGTACTATTGAACCAGAAGCTGTTCTAAATGACGTGGCACAGCAAATTAATAGCATCACTGAATTAAAAACTCAAAGTAATATTGCTGCTTCCACGGCAATTTTAGCTGGATTAGTATTAGATAGAGAAGTGATTAAACGAGTTTTGAGGTCAGATATTATGCGTGACTCAGTAATCTATCAAGATATTTTAGAAGAGGGGAAAGCTAAAGGTATAGCTGAAGGTAAGGCTGAAGCTTTATTGGAAGTGGCAATAAATCTAATTAATACTGATATGGCATTAGAACAAATAGCCAAAGTTACAGGTTTATCAATAGATCAATTACAACAACTACAAGCAGAATTAGAAAGCAACAATAATCAATAAATTTTAAACTTTGCTGATTAACTAATCCTCATGAATTCAATAAATAATCGGTGCAGTTAACCTGCACCGATCGCAAATTCAGATGGATTAAACATTCTATTGTCTTATGCCAATGCTGAAGCCTGTGGTTTAGCAAAAATCATGCGTCCTGCTGTAGTTTGCAAAGCACTAGTGACTACTACTCGCAGTTCACCGCCTACATAAGCACTACCTTCCTCAACAACAACCATTGTGCCATCGTCTAGGTAGCCGATTCCTTGGCTGGGTTCTTTACCTTCTTTGAGAATTTTCAAATCGAGGTTATCCCCAGGTAAATAGGTGGGACGAACGGCGTTAACTAAGTCATTGACATTTAAAACTGGCACTTTCTGGACGCTAGCAACTTTTGATAAGTTGTAGTCGTTAGTCAGCAATGTCCCGTTAATGTCTTGAGCAAATCTGACTAACTTCGCATCAACTGTGGGAATATCTTCGTAATCAGAGGGATTAATCAGGATGCGTTCTGGATAAGCTTCTTTAATGCGGTTGAGAATTTCTAATCCTCTTCTTCCCCTTACCCGTTTTTGGTCTTTACTCGCATCAGCTACTTGTTGCAA contains:
- a CDS encoding ATP-dependent Clp protease proteolytic subunit, with amino-acid sequence MDISPIKAVQAPYYGDNSYRTPPPDLPSLLLKERIVYLGMPLVPAVTELIVAQLLYLQSDDPEKPIKIYINSTGTSGYSGDPIGFETEAFAIYDTMKYIKPPIHTICIGSAMGMAAMLLGAGTKGCRASLPNANIILHQPKSYAQGQATDIQIRAKEVLANKASMVDIIHRTTGQPPEKITKDMDRLFYMTPYQAKEYGLIDRVFEKEELANPPLPASIL
- a CDS encoding VWA domain-containing protein produces the protein MKVNLQPTLNDSNLDANQTNSQRQLAISISAIAEVVDRNVPLNLCLILDHSGSMNGRPLETVKQAANRLVDRLKPGDRLTIVVFDHRAKVLIPNQVIEDPEYIKRQINRLTADGGTAIDEGLRLGIEELAKGKKDTVSQVFLLTDGENEHGNNDRCLKFAQLAANYSLTLNTLGFGDNWNQDILEKIADAGLGTLSYIQKADQVVEEFNRLFSRIQTIGLTNAYLLFSLMPNVRLAELKPIAQVSPDTIELPFQQEADGRFAVRLGDLMKDAERVILANIYLGQLPEGKQAIANLQVRYDDPASNQVGLLTPNIPVYANITRVYQPAANPEVQQSILALAKYRQTQLAEAKLQQGDRAGAATMLQTAAKTALQMGDTGAATVLQTSATRLQAGQELSESDRKKTRIVSKTVLQDTPRP
- a CDS encoding VWA domain-containing protein yields the protein MKVKLLSALSDTNIDLAQSSSQRQLGIAISAIAGEFDRYLPLNLCLILDKSGSMHGKPINTVIQAVEGLVDQLKVGDRISVVAFAGAAEVIVPNQEVQDLDSIKKLIKSKLNASGGTVIAEGLGLGITELMKGTKGTVSQAFLLTDGHGESSLKIWKWELGPDDNKRCLELAHKATKFNLTLNTLGFGTNWNQDLLEKIADAGGGTLAYIEHPEQAVDEFSRLFRRIQSVGLTNAYLLLSLMPNVRLAELKPIAQVSPDTIELPVQQEADGRFAVRLGDLMQDVERVVLANIYLGQLPEGRQEIGQIQIRYDDPALDKQGLLSAIAPVYADVVRVYQPTVNPQVQQSILALAKYRQTQLAEAKLEQGDRAGAATMLQTAAKTALQIGDTGAATVLQTSATRLQAGEELSEGDRKKTRIVSKTVLQE
- a CDS encoding VOC family protein, whose protein sequence is MKVNGIHHIAIICSDYERSKKFYVEVLGFQIIEETFRAHRNSYKLDLRVGENSQIELFSFPNPPQRPSTPEACGLRHLAFAVDDIEQTVIDLQSQGIEVENIRVDAITGKKFTFFKDPDNLPLEIYES
- a CDS encoding Rpn family recombination-promoting nuclease/putative transposase; protein product: MFDNICKFLAENFSTDFATWLLGEPITFTELSPQELSLEPIRADALILLQSAQEVLHLEFQTQVDVEIPFRMLDYRVRVYRRFPRKAMHQVVIYLKQTNSDLVQQNTFSIPRTRHEFTVIRLWEQPTDVFLRTPGLLPLAVLSSTIEPEAVLNDVAQQINSITELKTQSNIAASTAILAGLVLDREVIKRVLRSDIMRDSVIYQDILEEGKAKGIAEGKAEALLEVAINLINTDMALEQIAKVTGLSIDQLQQLQAELESNNNQ